Proteins co-encoded in one Deltaproteobacteria bacterium genomic window:
- a CDS encoding CocE/NonD family hydrolase, whose amino-acid sequence MAISLGSEPSPLRPPARVRGPVARSGRRSSRYLTMRDGVRLAVDLWLPEPRETGERLPTILRQTRYHRSVALKPLAARFSFDAPWELWAAARRRFLAAGYAWVDVDVRGSGASFGTRPCPWAPDEVRDGAEVVDWIIAQPWSSGRVGAAGISYDGTTAEMLLVNQHPAVRAVAPMFSLYDVYADVAFPGGIHLAWFTEAWAGFNRTLDRDAFPEAMAQVIGLMLEAGVSPATGLPPVFGSLWERAGERVVVPALAAFLGAVVRGVRRTDEDGDGALLAAALRDHAQNVSVHEGAMKLVYRDDAGISEALPDGTIDTFSPHAHRAALEGSGAAVYSYGGWFDGAYSHSVVKRHLAVRTPGSRLIVGPWCHAGRQRILPFQRGLPAGFDHTAELLAFFDHHLKGEQTGIELSPPVHYYTLGEEAWKAADTWPPPAARPCAFYLGPERTLVAGRAPQSADGEDLHAFDPLAGTGLRSRWRGLLALLPADYPDRAQRARTLLCYASRPLEADLEVTGHPILVLHLATHAEDLQLFAYLEDEDPGGRIAYVTEGQLRALHRRESDLGLDYRTPAPPRAYRRGDGARLSSGEVTTLRFDLLPISYLFRRGHSIRLVLAGADRDHFAPPPHPGAEVRLLRTAEHPSHLELPVIG is encoded by the coding sequence ATGGCGATCTCCCTCGGTAGCGAGCCCTCTCCGCTTCGACCGCCCGCGCGGGTGCGCGGCCCGGTGGCGCGTTCCGGGCGCCGCAGCTCGCGCTACCTCACGATGCGCGACGGCGTGCGTCTGGCCGTGGACCTCTGGCTCCCCGAGCCCCGCGAGACCGGCGAGCGGCTGCCCACGATCCTGCGGCAGACCCGCTACCACCGCTCGGTCGCGCTCAAGCCCCTCGCCGCCCGATTCTCCTTCGATGCCCCGTGGGAGCTCTGGGCCGCCGCGCGCCGGCGCTTTCTCGCCGCCGGTTACGCCTGGGTGGACGTGGACGTGCGCGGCTCCGGGGCCTCCTTCGGCACGCGCCCCTGCCCCTGGGCCCCCGACGAAGTGCGCGATGGGGCCGAGGTGGTGGATTGGATCATCGCGCAGCCCTGGTCGAGCGGGCGCGTCGGGGCGGCCGGCATCTCCTACGACGGCACCACCGCCGAGATGCTGCTCGTCAACCAGCACCCGGCGGTGCGAGCCGTGGCGCCCATGTTCTCGCTCTACGACGTCTACGCCGACGTGGCCTTCCCGGGCGGAATCCACCTGGCCTGGTTCACGGAGGCCTGGGCCGGCTTCAACCGCACCCTGGACCGTGACGCCTTCCCCGAGGCCATGGCGCAGGTGATCGGGCTGATGCTCGAGGCGGGGGTGAGCCCGGCCACCGGCCTGCCCCCCGTGTTTGGAAGCCTCTGGGAGCGAGCGGGAGAGCGCGTCGTGGTACCGGCCCTCGCGGCGTTTCTGGGCGCGGTGGTTCGCGGCGTGCGGCGTACCGACGAGGACGGGGACGGCGCGCTGCTCGCGGCGGCTCTTCGCGACCACGCGCAGAACGTGAGCGTGCACGAGGGGGCGATGAAGCTCGTGTACCGCGACGACGCCGGGATCTCGGAGGCGCTCCCCGACGGGACCATCGACACCTTCAGCCCGCACGCGCACCGCGCCGCGCTCGAGGGGTCCGGCGCGGCCGTCTACAGCTACGGCGGGTGGTTCGACGGGGCCTATTCCCACAGCGTGGTGAAGCGTCACCTCGCGGTCCGCACGCCCGGCAGCCGCCTGATCGTCGGCCCCTGGTGCCACGCGGGGCGCCAGCGCATCTTGCCCTTCCAGCGCGGCCTGCCCGCCGGCTTCGACCACACCGCCGAGCTCCTCGCCTTCTTCGACCACCACCTGAAAGGAGAGCAGACGGGGATCGAGCTCTCGCCGCCGGTGCACTACTACACGCTGGGCGAAGAGGCCTGGAAGGCGGCCGACACCTGGCCACCTCCCGCGGCGCGCCCCTGCGCGTTTTACCTCGGCCCCGAGCGCACGCTCGTGGCGGGACGCGCTCCGCAGAGTGCCGACGGCGAAGATCTCCACGCCTTCGATCCTCTGGCGGGGACCGGGCTGCGCTCCCGCTGGCGCGGGCTCCTCGCGCTTCTGCCCGCCGACTACCCCGATAGGGCGCAGCGGGCGCGCACGCTGCTCTGCTACGCGAGCCGCCCCCTCGAGGCGGACCTGGAGGTCACGGGGCATCCGATCCTGGTGCTCCACCTCGCGACCCACGCCGAGGACCTCCAGCTCTTCGCCTACCTCGAGGACGAGGATCCGGGGGGGCGCATCGCGTACGTGACCGAAGGGCAGCTCCGCGCGCTCCACCGGCGGGAGAGCGACCTGGGGCTCGACTACCGGACGCCGGCTCCGCCCCGGGCCTACCGCCGCGGCGACGGCGCCCGTCTCTCCTCGGGCGAGGTCACCACTCTGCGCTTCGACCTGCTCCCCATCTCGTACCTGTTCCGGCGCGGACACTCGATCCGGCTCGTGCTCGCCGGCGCGGACCGCGATCACTTCGCGCCGCCGCCCCATCCCGGGGCCGAGGTGCGGCTCCTCCGCACGGCGGAGCACCCGTCGCATCTCGAGCTGCCGGTGATCGGCTGA
- a CDS encoding class I SAM-dependent DNA methyltransferase yields MTRDDAWQEGLYRRLQIFVDEWRYFEGLEQTGAQHFLLKLLEIYDVNPKPGTFFEQHPIKVPSKKATRQASLFATDSAASYTTQRMDLYLAKVCVWEMKSPSEDLQKHHDQLLGYWARVRTRYMVLSNFREIWIYDTHEEHGQLQPKLRIPLTDLPAHADALLFLRGEDPDLSTRSERVTAEVASVLGRIVRESLRSSTDPARDREKISKFVLQCVFSMFAEDTELIPPKLFTLAVQRADHEGRLDPLWHLFEDFARQDGKRNPLVPYVDGPLFDGSVAKVSLTEGQIHDIHCAARDFDWRDVRPEIFGSIFEQALDAAERHELGAHYTREADIQHVVWPTIITPWQQRIAALRFPKDAERCIEEMRRYHVLDPACGCGNFLYIVYREMKRLEAALAQKWIALQRKVAKRRADIRPAPDRPYFTIHQLHGIERDAFAAFLAKVVLWTGEHLAKQELGLDEETLPLKSLSQTIRCADALFTEWPRPEGELAIVSNPPYLGVRKLRRELGDAYVDELFARFPKNRAADYVTYWFPKALEVLRPQERAGYVCTNSIAQNESREASIDQLLEKGGTITDAWKSYPWPGEAAVHVSIVNWVMGPYEGLLALDGAEARSISPGLTASEDATAAARLEANRGICFMGVTPGNNEFVLTDEQREEIIAADPTSAAVIRPFLVGRDVNREIDQQPTRWIIDFGSMSKDEAERYPGAMRHVRKHVYPVRKQNPREKDFKNWWQFWRASPNLREALKGMKHAVVVPCVSPRLIVSRQPTATCFDHQLMVIALPNRYHFGVLQSRLHSIWAWTRGSTLKGDLRYTNTTIFETFPFPLLPDGSYDPRDRPKSALADRVAAAAETFDKLRLAACKKHQLGLTKLHNKLDAGELPELQEAYEAMNDAVTASYGFPAAVWRDEGQALKLLLELNQKVAALGRAAELG; encoded by the coding sequence ATGACGCGCGACGACGCTTGGCAAGAGGGGCTCTACCGCAGGCTCCAGATCTTCGTCGACGAATGGCGCTACTTCGAGGGCCTCGAGCAGACCGGAGCCCAGCACTTCCTGCTCAAGCTGCTCGAGATCTACGACGTGAACCCCAAGCCCGGCACCTTCTTCGAGCAGCACCCGATCAAGGTTCCGTCCAAGAAGGCGACACGACAGGCGTCTCTCTTCGCGACGGACAGCGCCGCCAGCTACACGACCCAGCGCATGGATCTGTACCTGGCCAAGGTCTGTGTCTGGGAGATGAAGTCTCCGTCGGAGGACCTGCAGAAGCACCATGACCAGCTCCTGGGGTACTGGGCGCGCGTCCGGACCCGGTACATGGTCCTCTCGAACTTCCGAGAGATCTGGATCTACGACACGCACGAAGAGCACGGCCAGCTCCAGCCGAAGCTCCGCATACCCTTGACGGACCTGCCGGCTCACGCCGACGCGCTGCTCTTCCTTCGCGGAGAGGACCCCGACCTTTCGACGCGGTCCGAGCGCGTCACGGCCGAGGTCGCCAGCGTGCTCGGCCGGATCGTGCGCGAGAGCCTGCGTTCCTCGACGGATCCAGCCCGGGACCGCGAAAAAATCTCCAAGTTCGTCTTGCAGTGCGTCTTCTCGATGTTCGCCGAGGACACGGAGCTCATCCCGCCGAAGCTCTTCACCCTGGCGGTCCAGCGCGCCGACCACGAAGGGCGGCTCGATCCGCTCTGGCACCTCTTCGAGGACTTCGCCCGGCAGGACGGCAAGCGCAACCCGCTCGTGCCCTACGTCGACGGCCCGCTCTTCGACGGCAGCGTCGCCAAGGTGTCCCTTACCGAGGGGCAGATCCACGACATCCACTGCGCGGCACGAGACTTCGACTGGCGCGATGTCCGTCCCGAGATCTTCGGCTCGATCTTCGAGCAGGCCCTCGACGCCGCCGAGCGGCACGAGCTCGGCGCGCATTACACGCGCGAAGCGGACATCCAGCACGTCGTCTGGCCGACGATCATCACCCCCTGGCAGCAGCGCATCGCGGCCTTGCGCTTCCCGAAGGACGCCGAGCGCTGCATCGAGGAGATGCGGCGGTACCACGTCCTCGACCCCGCCTGCGGCTGCGGGAACTTTCTCTACATCGTCTATCGCGAGATGAAGCGCCTCGAGGCCGCGCTGGCCCAGAAGTGGATCGCGCTCCAGCGCAAGGTCGCCAAGCGACGCGCCGACATCCGGCCGGCGCCCGATCGACCGTACTTCACGATTCATCAGCTTCACGGCATCGAGCGCGATGCGTTCGCGGCGTTCCTGGCCAAGGTGGTGCTCTGGACCGGAGAGCACCTCGCGAAGCAGGAGCTCGGCCTGGACGAGGAGACGCTGCCGCTCAAGAGCCTGAGCCAGACGATTCGCTGCGCCGACGCGCTCTTCACGGAATGGCCGCGCCCGGAGGGCGAGCTCGCCATCGTGTCGAACCCCCCCTACCTCGGGGTGCGCAAGCTGCGACGCGAGCTCGGCGACGCCTACGTGGACGAGCTCTTCGCGCGCTTCCCCAAAAACCGGGCGGCGGACTATGTCACGTACTGGTTCCCGAAGGCGCTCGAGGTCCTTCGTCCGCAGGAGCGCGCCGGGTACGTGTGCACGAACTCTATCGCCCAGAACGAGAGCCGTGAAGCCTCGATCGACCAGCTCCTCGAAAAGGGCGGCACGATCACGGACGCCTGGAAGTCGTACCCCTGGCCTGGCGAGGCCGCCGTGCATGTTTCGATCGTGAACTGGGTCATGGGCCCCTACGAGGGCCTCCTCGCGCTCGACGGTGCCGAGGCGCGCTCGATCTCGCCCGGGCTCACGGCCTCCGAGGACGCCACGGCCGCGGCGCGCCTCGAGGCGAACCGCGGCATCTGCTTCATGGGCGTCACGCCAGGGAACAACGAGTTCGTCCTCACGGACGAGCAGCGCGAGGAGATAATCGCGGCTGACCCGACGTCAGCCGCCGTGATCCGGCCCTTCCTCGTGGGCCGCGACGTGAACCGGGAGATCGATCAGCAGCCCACCCGCTGGATCATCGACTTTGGATCGATGTCCAAGGACGAGGCCGAGCGCTATCCGGGCGCGATGCGGCACGTGAGGAAGCACGTCTATCCGGTCCGCAAACAGAATCCGCGAGAGAAGGATTTCAAGAACTGGTGGCAGTTCTGGAGAGCCAGCCCAAATCTTCGCGAAGCCCTCAAGGGCATGAAGCACGCCGTGGTGGTCCCCTGCGTGTCGCCGCGCCTCATCGTGTCGCGTCAGCCGACCGCCACCTGCTTCGATCACCAGCTCATGGTCATCGCGCTGCCGAACCGCTATCACTTCGGCGTTCTCCAGTCTCGCCTGCACTCCATCTGGGCCTGGACTCGGGGATCGACGCTGAAGGGAGACCTTCGCTACACCAACACCACCATCTTCGAGACCTTCCCCTTTCCGCTGCTCCCCGACGGCTCGTACGATCCGCGAGACCGACCCAAGTCCGCGCTCGCCGACCGCGTCGCTGCGGCCGCCGAGACCTTCGACAAGCTTCGGCTCGCGGCCTGCAAGAAGCACCAGCTCGGCTTGACCAAGCTCCACAACAAGCTGGACGCGGGCGAGCTCCCCGAGCTTCAGGAGGCCTACGAGGCCATGAACGACGCCGTCACCGCCAGCTACGGCTTCCCCGCGGCCGTCTGGCGCGACGAAGGCCAGGCGCTCAAGCTCCTCCTCGAGCTCAACCAGAAAGTGGCCGCTTTAGGGCGCGCGGCGGAGCTCGGCTGA
- a CDS encoding type II toxin-antitoxin system prevent-host-death family antitoxin has translation MKTISISDAKATLSEQIRHVRRGEEVVITERGKPVARLVPVEEDAASLDVAELVGAGVIRLGGGALPRGFFSTPRPADKGATVRAAVADERAARAEGFEGFELAFTPR, from the coding sequence ATGAAGACGATTTCGATCTCCGACGCCAAGGCGACGCTCTCGGAACAGATCCGGCACGTGCGGCGCGGCGAGGAGGTGGTGATCACCGAGCGAGGCAAGCCCGTGGCGCGCCTCGTGCCCGTCGAGGAGGATGCGGCGAGCCTCGACGTCGCGGAGCTCGTCGGAGCCGGCGTGATCAGGCTCGGCGGCGGAGCTTTGCCTCGCGGCTTCTTCAGCACGCCGAGGCCGGCGGACAAGGGCGCCACCGTCCGCGCCGCAGTGGCCGACGAGCGGGCCGCGAGGGCCGAGGGGTTCGAGGGGTTCGAGCTCGCCTTCACGCCTCGCTAG